Proteins co-encoded in one Macadamia integrifolia cultivar HAES 741 unplaced genomic scaffold, SCU_Mint_v3 scaffold2759, whole genome shotgun sequence genomic window:
- the LOC122067213 gene encoding small polypeptide DEVIL 16-like → MATKEDNDTGFCRSFGQRCSRLVKEQRAKFYILRRCVTMLLCWHECGDS, encoded by the coding sequence ATGGCCACCAAAGAAGACAACGACACAGGGTTCTGTAGATCTTTTGGGCAAAGGTGCAGTCGGCTGGTGAAGGAGCAGAGAGCCAAATTCTACATTCTAAGGCGCTGTGTCACGATGCTCTTGTGCTGGCATGAGTGTGGCGACTCTTGA